Within Bdellovibrio bacteriovorus HD100, the genomic segment ATCCCAGGCCCACAATCTGAAAAATTATGCGATAAACATGCTGCAAAAGCTTTCAGACTTTACCGGCACCGATCTGGCCGGACCTGCCCGTGAAGTGATGGAAAATGTTCTGCACAAAATCGGAAGCGGAGCTATTGAGTATTCCACACAGTTTCTGGGACAGCTTCCAGTCATTTTACTCATGATTTTTGTGTTCCTCATTTCAATGACTGTGATGCTGATGAAAGCACCTGGCATCAAGGAATTCACCCTGCGCTATAGCCCACTGAAAGCAGACACCACGGAAAAGCTGATCGTGATCACCAAAAAAAGCTGCTGGCTGACCCTGTTTTCAACTTTGGTGATTGGCCTGATTCAGGCAAGCCTTATTGGCGCCGGCAGTTTGATCTTTGGCGAGGGTGATTTCTGGCTGGTTCTGACAGTCACATTCTTTGTGTCTTTCATCCCCGTGATTGGTGCCGCACCGGTGGGTTATCTGCTGTGTGTGCTGGCCTTTATTGGTGATCGCACTGGAGCGGCCATTGGTCTTTTCATCGTCGCAACCATTGCCGGCAGCATCGACAATATCCTGAAGCCATTTTTCATCGGTGGTGATCAGGACATTTCGCCGGTCATTGGTTTTACCTGCGTGGTGGGCGCCATCATCATGATGGGTCTTCCGGGGTTGCTCATTGGCCCTGTAGTCATGAATCTTTTTGTCGGCATTTCACCGATCCTGCTGAAAGAAACTTAGACCCCTAAGAGCAGAGCCTGGCGGGGACGACGAGCCCCCCGCTGAGCTCCCAGTCTCGCTGTTAAAGTTTTCGGATAACGGACTTGAAGAAGTCATTTCCTTTGTCATCGACGATGATAAAGGCCGGGAAGTCTTTGACTTCGATCTTCCACACAGACTCCATACCCAGTTCCGGGAAATCCAGCACTTCAACTTTTGTGATGCACTCTTTGCCCAAACGGGCCGCCGGGCCGCCAATAGAGCCCAGATAGAAGCCACCGTACTGTTTGCAGGCTTCTGTGACCTGCGGGCTGCGGTTCCCCTTACCCAACATGATCATGGAGCCTCCCAGCGCCTGGAACGTCCCCACATACGGGTCCATTCGTTCACTGGTCGTCGGCCCGAAGGAGCCGGAAGCGTAGCCTTTTGGCGTCTTAGCCGGGCCCGCGTAATAGACTGCATAATCCTTAAAGTACTGAGGCACACCTTCGCCGCGATCGACTTTTTCTTTCAGTTTCGCATGAGCGATGTCGCGAGCCACGATCATGGGACCGCTTAACATCACCCGGGTCGCCACTTTTTGCTGGGAAAGAACCTTCAGCGTTTCCGCCATCGGTTTGTTCAGATCAATTTCAATTGCTTCGGCGCTGGCATCCTTCAGGTGATTTGGCAGGTACTGCTCTGGATGAAGCTCCAATTGTTCCAGGAAGATACCGTCGCGGGTGATCTTGCCTTTGATGTTACGATCCGCAGAACAGCTGACGCCCACACCAATCGGGCAACTTGCTCCGTGGCGAGGCAGTCGGATCACACGCACGTCGTGCACGAAGTACTTGCCACCGAACTGAGCACCGATGCCCGTTTCACGAGCCCACTGCTCGACTTGTTTTTCCATTTCAAGATCACGATAGGCCCGTCCGCCTTCGCTGCCTGTCGTCGGCAGACCATCCAGATAACCTGCAGATGCGTATTTCACGATCTTCAGCGTTTCTTCCGCCGACGTTCCACCCACGCAAAAAGCCAGGTGATAAGGAGGACAAGCCGCCGTGCCCAAAGAGTTCAGCGTTTCGCGCACAAACTTTTCAAAACCTTCCGGATTCAGAACCGCTTTGGTTTTTTGATACAGATAGGATTTATTCGCACTGCCGCCACCTTTAGCCAGGAACAGGAAGTTGTACTCTTCGCCCTGCTCGGAATAGATGTCGATCTGGGCTGGCAGATTGCTGCCGGTATTTTTTTCTTCAAAGAAAGAAATCGGCGCCATCTGAGAAAAGCGCAGATTGCGTTTTTGATAGGTGTTGTAAATCCCTTTGGACAGGAATTCCTTGTCATCAGCCCCGGTGAACACGCGCTCCCCTTTTTTGCCGACAACAATTGCAGTTCCCGTGTCCTGACAGGAAGGGAACTCCATCTGCGCCGCGATCACCGCATTGCGCAGCAGATCCACCGCCACAAAGCGGTCATTTGGTGAAGCTTCAGGGTCCTGAAGGATTCTTTCCAGTTTTTCCAGGTGCTTTGGGCGCAACAGGTGCGAAACATCGCTCAAGGCCTCTTGAGCGAGCAGTTCCAATGCTTCAGGTTCAACAATCAGAACCTCGCGCTCGCCGATTTTTTCCACGCGCACGTGATCGGAAGAGATCTTTTTATATTGAGTCGTATCTTTTTGCTTTTCATAGAGGGGGAAGTATTTAAATGACATGCAACTGAAAGTAGCATTGCGTCGTGTTCGCGCGCAACCCTCGGTAGGCTGTGTTAGGTGGGCTATTTGGGTGGGACTTTGTGAGCCGCGATTGCGGCGGTTTTCTTGGGACCGGGTCTCTCTTCGCTGGAGAGTGGTCAGGAACCTACCGAGGTTAGAAGGCTTCGTTTGTGACGTCTCCTTCTGAAACACAACATATCGCCCTGGACCTATAAGCACAAAGTCATAATTTTTACCGATTCCATAAGTTTTGCTTATGGATAAATCAGGGGTCCGATTAAACAGATTTGAGGATATTGATCATGAACTTTTTGCAGCGTATCACAGAGAGGGAGAAATAAAACCCCTCTCTGGAACCAGTTTCCGGGCTCCCTAACACAATCTTGAAATAACTTCGGGGCTCCCGGCGGCTCTTTAGATTGCAAAGTGGCTGATTTTCCTTTAGCTTCCTCGAAATTTTACCGGAGGTTCCATGGCATTATTACTGGTCAGCGCCTGTCTGTTCGCGGTTATCTTCTTGTACTTCAAGAACAACCCGCTGGGACATTCACGCAAGTTCATGATTCGTCGTTTCGTTAACTGGTTCCCTCTGGGTATGACATATGCATTCTTGTATATGGGCCGATACAATCTGAACGTTTCCAAAAACGCCCTGGGCGACATGATGACCAAGGAGCAGTTCGGTATCATCTTCGCGGCCGGCACGATCACTTACGGTCTTTCTTTCCTTCTGAATGGACCGATCGTTGATAAAATCGGCGGAAAAAAAGGGATCATCATTGCGGCCCTGGGCTCATCCATCATGAATCTTTTGATGGCCGGTGCAACGTACCTGTACATGATGGGCACACTGAAAACCAACATCGTGGTGGCATATTCAGTATTGTTCGCTCTGAACATGTTCTTCCAATCCTACGGTGCCGTTTCCATTATTAAGGTTAAAGCATACTGGTTCCACGTTCGTGAACGCGGTGTTTTTGGCGCGATCTTCGGTACTTTGATTTCCTTCGGGGTTTACTTTGCCTTCGACTGGGGTCAGGCGATTGTTGAAGCTTCCAAGCTGCAGTTGGGCCATGAACCTACAGCCTTCCAAAGCTTCATCCGTCACATCTTCGCGATCGACACGGGCGTGACTAATGCGACCTGGCTGGTGTTTGCCATCCCGGCCTTCCTGCTTCTGTGCTGGGCTTTGATCGACTTTGTTCTTTTGAAAGACTCCCCGGCTGAAGCCAACTTCGGCGATTTCGATACAGCTGACGCATCTTCTGACTACGACGATTCCAATGTTAAAATCACTATCGGCTTCATGCTGAAAAAGATCTTCACCAACCCGGTGATGATCACCATCGCCCTGGTGGACTTCACTTCTGGTGTTCTGCGCAACGGTATCATGCAATGGTATCTGGTGTTCGCCCACGAGATGAAAGACAAGGACGCGGTGTTCTTTGAAGGCTCTCAGTTCTTTATCAAAAACTGGGGTCTGTTGCTGTGCATGACCGGCATCTTCGGCGGTTTCATGGCCGGCATCATCTCTGACCGTATGTTCCAGTCCCGCCGTGGTCCTCCTGCGGCAATCAACAATTTCATCATGATCCTTTTGTTGATCGTGATGGCATTCAATCTGATGAGCAACCCGACGGTTGTGGGTATTGCCGCGATCATGATTACTCTGACAGTTATCGGCGTTCACTCTTTGATGTCCGGTACTGCAGCTGCTGACTTCGGTGGTAAGAAAATGACGGCAACGGCTTCCGGCATCGTGGATGGTTGCGTGTACCTGGGCTCTGGTATCCAGTCCCTGGCGATCGGTTACCTGTCTCACAAGAGCTGGTCTTACTGGCCGTTGTTCCTGATCCCCTTTGCGGTGATGGGTCTTCTTCTTTCCTTGCGCATGTGGAATGAACTTCCGAAAGCGACCAAGAAATACATCGAAGAGATCGAAAAAGCGGAAGAGAAAGCTCAGAAGCTGGGCACCACCACGGTGGGCAGCTCTGACCCGACTCCGACCACATAGGACCTTTCTGGTTCGAATTAAGAAGCCTGCCTCTCCCGGCAGGCTTTTTTCGTTTAAAACCCTGTTATTCGCCACATTGATTCCCGACAAGCTCTAAGCCGAGTTCTTTATTGCATCTATTCTTCGCGGCACAATAAAGACCGGGAGGTTCTATGAGAATCATCTGGGCTTTGGATGCTTTTGAAGACAACAAAGAACTCAACCAGCGCATGGCTGACTATCTGACCCATCTGCACCAGACGCTGCAGGCGGAAATTGAACCTTTGTACCTTTTGCGTGAAAACGAAATCGTGCTGCCCACCTACGAAGTCCCTGCCTGGGTCACAGATCACTCCAAAACTGCCGAATCGCTCTTTAAAGAAGTCCTGAGCGACTACAACCTTCCCTTCCTGTTAGAGCCTAAGGTCATCCCTCACGCCTCACAGTCGCACGCTGGGGCCGCAGAAACCCTGTCCCACTATGCCCTGCGCACCGGGACTGACTTGATTGTCGTCGGCAGCCATGGCCGCGAAGGCTTCCAGCGTTTTATTCTGGGAAGTTTTGCTGAAAGCCTGCTATTGCAAAGCGAAGTGCCTGTCTGCGTGGTGGGGGCGCACACCACAAAAACCCGCTCACCGAAAAACATCCTGTTCCCGACCGAGTTCGGTGAGCATTCCAAGGACAACTTCCGGCATGTTCTGGAACTGGCGAAAAATCTGAAATCCGGCGTGACTCTGCTGCATGCCATTGCACGCCCTATAGAAAGCCTTTTTGATCTGGACACGCGCCCGCGCATATACAACTTCAAAGGGCAGATGCTGACTCTGGATCAAATCATCGAACACACCATCGAAGAACAATCCCACCGCGCCCAGCACTGGGTCGACTGGGCCCACAAAGAAGGCGTGGAAGCGCAATTCATTATTGATAATTCATTCCGTGGTGTGGATGAACTGGTGATGGAAGCCATCGACAGCACCGAAGCGGATCTGGTGGTGATGGAAGCCCAGAGCGGGCCGATGAGCGCCGCCCTACTGGGAAGCTACACCCGCAACGTGGTCCGCAAAGCCCACTGTCCGGTGTACGTGCTGACCCGTCACTTCTATGACAAGAAAGAGGACCGCTTTGTCGAGCCGTCCCCTTAGTTGCGCACCTGGGACGGGCGCATGGATTCTGGAAGTTTCTTATAAATATTATTCAAATGAGTTTTCAAAGTCGCCTTTGAGATGAAAAGCTTCTCGGCGATGTTTGCGTTGGTCATACCCTGAAGCACCATCTGCATGATACGGATTTCACTTTTGGTCAGACCTTTTTCGCGGAAATAAACTTCCTGCTTCTGGAACTTTTCTTCACTCTCATCCAGAGGATAAAGCATGGTGGTGATCTTATCCCCGTCATTCACGATCAGGGCATCCACCTTGTGACCTTCAATTTCAGTGGCTTTGAAAAGTTTCATACCTTCGGAGATGGCGGAACACTCCTCAATCTTTTTATAAAGAGTCATGCACGTCTTGGTGCACTGCTCACCCAGCATATTGCCACAGGTGTTGATGCTGTTTTCATTCTGATAGAGAACTCGCTTGTCCTGATCTTTCACGCACAAACCCAGCTTTGTCCCCAGATTTGCAAAGTGCCTTAAATCATTCTGGCCGTCCACACGCCACCTCCGTCCATGCCATACTCGCCGAAAGCCGCCCTTCAAAACATGATGCCCATCATAGGATCCAAAATAATTAAAGACCCTCTCCGATTTACGAGTCCTACAAAGCTTACTAACACTCGTGACTTCACATACTTAGCACCCTTACCAATCGCCCGTATAAATGTGAGGTGAAGGCCCCACAGGGGCATTGCGCGCAGCGATGCACGCACCATCAGCTTGCAAAATATTGGATCCCCAAATGCCCTTTTGGGAATCATATTCTGCGAAATTCCATAGGAAGTCTTAAAAATTTCATTCACAAAGTCAGAATAAAAACTTAGAAACAGATCGCATAAAACACGTTTTTCAACATAAACATAACTAAAAGCTCTTATTTATACCGCTTTTTGATTACGATAGAGCAATACTTCTAATGTCTAGGGGTGTAGGATCAGAATAAGACGATAGTTTGAATTTTATGTTAAAGAGCGGTCAAGATGTACCTCTGGGGAGGACGTCGGTACCGCCAAATGATACTTGCTGAACTAGTATTGAATTACGAACCCTCTTGGCCGAATATGAACCTGAGCCAAGTTTATAACCTCAAAAAGGAGGAATTTATGGGTGCAGCTCCACAAACTCACACGAGTCCTGAAAAGAAGTACATGCTGAAAATCCCCGTCCAGAAACGCTCCAAAGAGACGGTGGCCAGCATTGTAGAATCCTGCGCACGCCTTCTGGTTCAAGAGCCCTACCACGCTATCACTACTGACAAGATCGCCGAGATGGCGGGCGTCAGCATCGGGTCCTTGTATCAGTTCTTTGCCAACAAAGAAGCCATTGTGGCTGCGGTGATCGACGATCTTCTGCAGAAAGATCTGGCATATATTGAAGAGAAGCTGGCTCATCTTCAAACGCCGGACCTGGACGCCAAGATCCACGCCTTCATCGACATTGGATTCACGCGCTTCCACGACAACCGCCCGCTCAGAACCGCCCTGCAAGGCGTTCAAGGAATGCTGGATTACTGGGAAACACGCCGTGTGTTCTTTGAACACTATCAAAAAGCGGTTTTGGCACATATGCCGGTTTACCAGGGACGCGATCGCGATATGATGGCCCTATTCGTCGTCAGCTGCTTTAACAACATCCTGCAATTGGGATTGTTGGGACCGCAAACTGTCGAACGCGAAGAAGCGATCAAAAAAGAAGTCTTCACTCTGTTCAGCAGATACCTGAAGCCTTAAGAAATTACTTGCGTCCTCCGAGCCTCCCCGTATTCTTTATGAAAGCAGGGAGGCTTTTTTTATGCTCAAAAAGATCAAAACCAGTTTCACCGACACCATGGGCATCAACTATCCCATCATCGCCGCCCCGATGTTTCTGGTCAGCAACACCGATATCGTCGTCGAAGCCAGCGAGGCCGGCGGAATCGGCACCTTCCCTGCCCTGAACTACCGCCCGATCGAACAATACGCTGAAGCTCTGAAAAACATCAAAAGCCGCACCAAGAAACCCATTGGCGTAAATGTCATTGTGAACAAAAGCAACACCCGCCAAGGCGAAGACATCAAAGTGGCTTTGGATCACGGCGTGGAAATGTTCATCACCTCCCTGGGAAGCCCCAAATCTGTGATCCAGGACGCCCACAAAAATGGCGCCAAGGTTTTTTGCGATGTCACGAATCTTGAGCACGCCCTGAAAGTTCAGGACATGGGCGCGGACGGCGTGATTGCTGTGGGCGCGGGCGCTGGCGGACACGCCGGACCGATTTCTCCGTTGGTTTTGATTCCGTGGTTGAAAACCCGACTGCAGATTCCCATCATCGCTGCCGGGGGGATCGCCCACGGCTCAATGATCTCAGCCTGCCTTGCACTGGGTGCTTCCGGCGTCAGCGTGGGAACACGATTCATCGCCAGTCGCGAAGCCCAGGTGGACCAGTCATATAAAGACGCCATCGTGAACTCGACACCAGAGGATATCGTGATGACCACACGAGTGTCCGGTACACCGGCTGCGGTGATCAACACCCCTTACGTGCAGAAAATGGGAACTGACCTGCCGTGGGCGATGAAAGTCCTGAAGGACTACAAACTGACAAAGAAATACATGGTGCCTTTGATTCATTTGATGGGAATGAAATCCCTTGAGGCAGCGGCCACCAAACCCACTTGGAAAACCGTGTGGACTGCCGGGCAGTCTGTGGGCCTGGTGGAGGAGATTCTGACGGTGAAAGAGATCTACGCCAAACTCATCAATGAGTATGACGAGAGCGTAAAAAGCCTTTCCCAGCTAGGTCTTGAGTGATCTGTTTCTGACTGAAAGCGTGAGCTCATAAGTCATGATGGGCTCTGTCTCGCTGACAGAAGGGACAATTGCATACCCTTTCATTTTTCTTTCGATGCGGTTCGGATTGGTTTTGGACTCTTCAATCAAAGAGTTCACCAGTTCGACTTCATCACAAATAAAGTGCACATCCCCATCGCCGCGCTTCAGATACTCGCCTTTAAAATCCTTGAAAACAAAGTCGATCTTCTGTTTGCTTTCCGAAATCGCAAACACGGCCGCTGCCGCAATGGAAAGCTCGGCGCCAATTCCCAACGCTCCAAAATACATCGAATTCAGATGATTCTTCGTGCGGTATCCCAGCGGGATTTTAATCACGAAGCGCTTTTTACCCGCTTCCACCACGCGTGGACTGACAAACAGAACCAAAGGAATTTTAAAAAGACCGTAAAGATGAACGAACAGTGTGTATTTGAGATTTTTCATATTCATGTCTTGATAGTAGGACTCACGCCCAGAGATGGACCAGCGTTTTTCACTGAAGCCTCGACCTTTTGACAAAACGCACCATCAGGAGTGTAATGAAATCAGACAGGAGCTCCGTGAATTTTCCCCTTCATGTTCTCATTCCCTCCTTCTCACGGACTCCTGCCCCGTTTATTGACCCCTTGACTATTCGCCTTTAAAGGAGAGGATAGAAACAGCAAGGGGTTCTTTATTAGTATGGAACAAACTCCACCCAAAACCAAATTTCTGGATCGCTGGACGCCGCGGGTTCTTCGTGAGGCAAAACAGATTTTTCGTGAAAGTGGGATAAAAGGAGTGATCCGTCGCTACGGCTGGAGATTCTTTGCAGTGTTTTTTGCTTATTACCTGATCCGGGATGTCACCCTGTACATTCTTCTGCCGTGGTACCTGGCGAAGAACCTGCTGTAAAATACTACAGCTCAATTCCCAGAAGAAAACTTCCCACCAAGGCAACAAAGACCGCCAGCGCCATGATCGCAAGACCCTTGTCTTTTTGTTTCAGGAACAAAATGGCGGTCATCAACACCCGCACCAATGGCAGACACACCAACACCACCAGCCCAAACTGGGCAATCAACAGCGCACGATCATTCATTACCAAAGCCCACTGAATGTTTTCAATTAAGGGACGAGGCTCATAGACTGTAAAAGACTGCAGATTGTCACCATCGCGCCACCACATCCACAGCCAGCCCGCCAGCAGAAAGATCCCGGCGAACAAAACCCCGCCCCGAAGAATCTGACTGATGGTCAGCTCCAGATCATGTAAAGAATCTTTTTCAGGTGTTGCCTGCGGCGCTGGCGTCATTTCAACCCCTTGATGATCATCTGAATGGAAACAATACTTAATACCACCACAAAGATCTGGCGAATGCGCACGGCCGGGATTTTCACCATCGCTTTGGCGCCCACAAAAGACCCCACAATGATCCCCACCGCCACGGGTGCAGCAATTTCAGGGCGAACATCTCCACGCAGAAGATACGCCCCCGCACTGGCAGAGGCCGTCACACCAATCATAAAATTGGAAGTCGCGCTGGAAACCTTGATCGGAAGTTTCATCGCCCCGTCCATGGCCAGAACCTTAAAGATGCCACTGCCTATTCCCAGCAGGGCTGACATCACACCGGCACCAAACATCGCAAATAAACCCAGTGGAACGTTCTGCACTTTGTATTCAACCAGACGGTTGCCGCCTTCAGGATACACACCATCCAGCTTCAATTTTTCCGCCCAAGGGTGATTGACCGTGGCAATATGTTCACCGCGCTTTCGCAACATCATCAATGCGGAAAATAACAGGAAGGTTCCAAACAAAAGGAAAAGGAATTGAGCTTTGATAAATGAAGAAATCAAAAAGCCGACGATCGCGCCACTGACGGTCCCGACTTCCAGAAACACAGCCAGGCGCAGATTGGTCAAAGAATCTTTCAGGTAACTTGCCGCCGCACCGGATGAGGTCGCCACAATCGAAATCAAACTTGCGGCAATCGCATAACGAATATCGACGTGGTACACAAGCGTCAGAACCGGCACCACAATAATCCCGCCACCAAGCCCCAAAAGAGCCCCGAGGAATCCGGCAGCCATGGAAGTGAACAGCAGCAGTAACTCAAACATTGTGTCTGCTTACTTAGCACACTCGTGCAGTTTTACCAGACGAGCACCGAAATAAGTGTCTTTCTTTGTGAACTGCCAAGGTGGATAAGGCAGGAAGACCGCTTCCGCACACTGACCCGGCTGAGCCACTGCCCACTGACGGTCTTCGGAAGACGCCGTGAAGATTTCGTTTGTTTTAGTGTCCTTAATACCGATCGCAAAAGAGAACACCTGAGACGTGATATTTCCTTCAGCGCGTGTGACAAGCGCCACAGGGATTTCAACACGCTCAACACTGGTGATTTCACCAATTACAGTTTTAGAGAAGATCACACTGTAGTTAGCCAGCACCGCCCACAGGATCAAAACAAGAACCACCAAACCAATAACAAACTTCGTAAACTTCCAAATAGTTGCCATATCCATGGCTTATCGGTAAGTTTTAAACACGTCAACAAAAAGGACCCCCCGTGTTTTCCAAACAAGAAAAGTTCCTTCTCGCGATCCTGGCTTCCATACAGTTCAGTTCCATCGTGGACTTCATGATCATGATGCCGCTGGGGCCGCAGTTGATGCGCATGTTTGCAATCAATCCGCACCAGTTCGGACTCCTCGTGTCATCGTACACCTTCTTTGCGGGCCTCAGCGGCTTTGCCGCCTCTTTCTTTCTGGACAAATTTGATCGCAAGGCCTGCTTGCTGTTTTTCTTCGTTGGTTTCTCTGTCGGCACCGTGGCCTGCGGTCTGGCGCCAAACTATGAGATGCTGCTTTTGGCCCGCGGCCTGACGGGTGTCTTTGGCGGTGTCCTGGGATCGCTGGTTCTATCCATCGTCAGCGATGCGATTTCTTACGAGCGTCGCGGCAGCGCCATGGGGGTCATCATGACTTCGTTTTCCATGGCGTCCATTCTGGGAGTTCCCTTCAGTTTGTTCCTGGCGAATCAGTTCAACTGGCACGCTCCGTTTATCTTCCTGGGCTGCACTTCACTGCTGCTTTGTGTGGTGATCTGGTTCAAAGTACCGTCCATGAGCAAACACCTTGAAGGCGGTGTTAACAAAGAGCCGATGTGGAACACAATATCCCGCATCGCCAACAACAAAAACCAACGCCGTGGCTTGTATTTCATGTCATCTGTGATGTTCGGCCACTTTGCCATCATCCCGTTCCTGTCCCCGTCACTGGTGGCCAACGCAGGATTGAGTGAATCTCAACTGCCCTTGATGTACATGATTGGCGGAGCCTTTACGATCTTCAGCTCGCCATTTATCGGCCGCATGGCCGATCGCTATGGCAAACACAAGGTCTTCTTGTGGGGCGCTTTGGTGACGTTGATCCCGTATTGGGTGATCACCAATCTGGGGCCCAGCCCTCTGTGGGTGGTGCTGGCGATTTGTGCTTTCTTCTTTGTGGTTTCCGGCGGACGCATGATTCCGGCGACAGCCCTGGTGTCCGGCACAGCAAAACCGCAAAACCGCGGAAGCTTCATGAGTATCGTCAGCTGCGTGCAGCAACTGTCGTCAGCGGTTTCAAGTTACATCGGCGGATTGATAGTCACAACCGGTGCCAACGGAAGGTTGGAACACTATCCGGTGGTGGGTTACATTGCGATTGCTTTCACCTTTGTGGCAATCTTCCTGTCCCGCCGTATTGAGGCGGTCGAAGGCGGTGGCCCAGCTTCCGTCGAGCCTGTGGCAGAACCTGTGATCTAGCTTTTATTTTACTTTTTGCCGCAGAGTTTTGGTTTCAGAATGTTTGCGTTTGGTATCCAGACGCTTGCGCACAGAACTGCGGGAGGGCTTGGTGGCCACCCGTTTTTTCGGAACAAACAGTGCTTTTCTTAAAAGCGCATGAAGACGCGCAATGCATTCAGAACGATTCTGATCCTGATCACGATGCACATCACTGCGAATCAGAATATCCCCGTCCTCGGTCAACTGCGCGGCCAGTTTGGCCTGCAGGCGCAGTTTTAGTTCATCACTGATCACCTGGGAACTCATCAGATTCCAGCGCAGAATCGCCGCCGAATTGGTGCGATTGACATTCTGACCTCCCGGTCCGCGGGACCGGGCATAGGTGAAGTCAAGTTCGGCAAATGGAATCTGAATGTCGATCATGCCTTGGCGCTTTCAAAATCAGCCTGTCCCTCACCGATCTTCACATCGTTCAGGTACACTTCGTAATCAATCGGAGAGGCTTTCACAACCATCGCGCTGACGCCGCAGTACTTGGTCATGGACAAAACCACCGCTTTCATCAACTGCTCGTTTTTCATTTCGCCTTTTACGAGAAATTTCAGCTTTACGCGGTCGAAAATGGACGGATAGCCCGCCGTGGTGTCGGTGTCTGCATCCACACTGCAGGACTGAAGCCCGACTCTCATTTTCTGCAGGATGGAGATCACGTCCATTCCGGTGCAGCCGCAAATACTGGCCAAAAGCAGTTCTTTCGGGGATGGCCCTTGGTCCTTACCACCATCACTGCGTGAGTCCATTGCAACCTTGTGGTCGCGAATCTGCGACTCGA encodes:
- a CDS encoding DUF1634 domain-containing protein, whose amino-acid sequence is MTPAPQATPEKDSLHDLELTISQILRGGVLFAGIFLLAGWLWMWWRDGDNLQSFTVYEPRPLIENIQWALVMNDRALLIAQFGLVVLVCLPLVRVLMTAILFLKQKDKGLAIMALAVFVALVGSFLLGIEL
- a CDS encoding sulfite exporter TauE/SafE family protein, with product MFELLLLFTSMAAGFLGALLGLGGGIIVVPVLTLVYHVDIRYAIAASLISIVATSSGAAASYLKDSLTNLRLAVFLEVGTVSGAIVGFLISSFIKAQFLFLLFGTFLLFSALMMLRKRGEHIATVNHPWAEKLKLDGVYPEGGNRLVEYKVQNVPLGLFAMFGAGVMSALLGIGSGIFKVLAMDGAMKLPIKVSSATSNFMIGVTASASAGAYLLRGDVRPEIAAPVAVGIIVGSFVGAKAMVKIPAVRIRQIFVVVLSIVSIQMIIKGLK
- a CDS encoding MFS transporter encodes the protein MFSKQEKFLLAILASIQFSSIVDFMIMMPLGPQLMRMFAINPHQFGLLVSSYTFFAGLSGFAASFFLDKFDRKACLLFFFVGFSVGTVACGLAPNYEMLLLARGLTGVFGGVLGSLVLSIVSDAISYERRGSAMGVIMTSFSMASILGVPFSLFLANQFNWHAPFIFLGCTSLLLCVVIWFKVPSMSKHLEGGVNKEPMWNTISRIANNKNQRRGLYFMSSVMFGHFAIIPFLSPSLVANAGLSESQLPLMYMIGGAFTIFSSPFIGRMADRYGKHKVFLWGALVTLIPYWVITNLGPSPLWVVLAICAFFFVVSGGRMIPATALVSGTAKPQNRGSFMSIVSCVQQLSSAVSSYIGGLIVTTGANGRLEHYPVVGYIAIAFTFVAIFLSRRIEAVEGGGPASVEPVAEPVI
- the arfB gene encoding alternative ribosome rescue aminoacyl-tRNA hydrolase ArfB translates to MIDIQIPFAELDFTYARSRGPGGQNVNRTNSAAILRWNLMSSQVISDELKLRLQAKLAAQLTEDGDILIRSDVHRDQDQNRSECIARLHALLRKALFVPKKRVATKPSRSSVRKRLDTKRKHSETKTLRQKVK
- a CDS encoding OsmC family protein: MACQTKWVGGIGFESQIRDHKVAMDSRSDGGKDQGPSPKELLLASICGCTGMDVISILQKMRVGLQSCSVDADTDTTAGYPSIFDRVKLKFLVKGEMKNEQLMKAVVLSMTKYCGVSAMVVKASPIDYEVYLNDVKIGEGQADFESAKA